In Pedobacter sp. SL55, the following proteins share a genomic window:
- a CDS encoding zinc-dependent metalloprotease: protein MKLLKKLLLIGQLCLATTVMAQTTPLPAIQKFIKPSAAKYAGVFNVYLQEDKYYLEIPDTLLNRDILSMIVINKGSAQVSRDSRKRFGFSGDVVHEAVFKFNKGKKGAINIEQSQFYVAPKNEKLSTYEATLKNKVAPIVSTFAPVAQDATATLIDITATFNSDMPFLSLSGGKDELGLGPYQSNMSRPLGVAAYKNNIVFRSVRAYGAGAATPKPQGLTPAEPQQPAEQDKQMNGPTIWEIGASWYLLPAQPMRQRIADKRVGYFTRSIVDYSKNANKTVDRGLAARWKIEPKPQDIEKYKRGELVEPAEPIVFYVDKNTPAYLQPYFIAGVNAWQSAFEKIGFKNAIIAKMEPTPEENPDFSIDNASYSVISYKPSTTANAYGPMVVDPRSGQIISSHVAVFHNITDLLQRWYFIMCSVNDPEARKLPLSQDIMGRLMKMVITHEVGHTLGLRHDFAGSHTYDVDSVRNKAFVAKNGFGASIMDYLRFNYVAQPEDGFTAEELLPKIGIYDDYAIEWGYKYFPQYKTAEQEAEVLKNWVTQKRKDPRFFYFPEGDFSDPRVQSEDMGSNAMKAGTLGIKNLKVIMQNLEAWLEKDDDENYTMMKRMHSAVASRYNEYLAHVLKNIGGRYADQALVIEDKPNYQPVSRAVQKEAMAFINEYYFKEPKWLFPDHIVDKTRFTFAGPVAADYETFLGRVFFKFSSISKNERIVGQQQYQASEFLADIYNGVFSDLENETPISEYRRTLQRGYVNKLLSSVYNSANDNDVAIILKQQIESVKQSCDKALQKQTDATTKAHLNAISAMIQQWQGKKPTS, encoded by the coding sequence ATGAAACTACTTAAAAAGTTGTTGCTAATTGGACAGTTGTGCCTCGCCACTACGGTAATGGCACAAACTACACCACTTCCGGCAATACAAAAGTTTATAAAACCTAGCGCCGCAAAATACGCAGGCGTATTTAACGTATACTTACAAGAAGATAAATATTACCTAGAAATACCCGATACGTTATTGAATAGAGATATTCTCTCTATGATTGTCATCAATAAAGGATCAGCACAGGTATCGAGAGATTCTAGAAAACGTTTTGGTTTTTCTGGCGATGTGGTACATGAAGCCGTTTTTAAATTCAATAAAGGGAAAAAGGGAGCAATAAATATAGAACAATCGCAGTTTTACGTAGCTCCTAAAAATGAGAAACTAAGCACTTACGAAGCAACATTGAAAAACAAGGTTGCACCTATCGTGTCAACCTTTGCACCAGTAGCACAAGATGCTACAGCAACACTCATAGATATTACCGCTACATTTAACAGCGATATGCCGTTTCTTTCGCTTAGCGGCGGAAAAGACGAGTTAGGTCTTGGCCCTTATCAGTCCAATATGTCGCGTCCGTTAGGTGTTGCTGCTTATAAAAACAATATTGTTTTTCGTTCAGTTAGGGCTTACGGTGCAGGCGCTGCTACACCCAAACCACAAGGCTTAACACCGGCCGAGCCTCAGCAGCCAGCAGAACAAGATAAGCAAATGAACGGGCCAACAATATGGGAAATTGGCGCAAGCTGGTATTTATTGCCTGCCCAACCCATGCGCCAAAGAATTGCAGATAAAAGGGTAGGCTATTTCACTAGGTCAATTGTAGATTATTCGAAAAATGCCAATAAGACAGTAGATAGAGGCTTAGCTGCCCGATGGAAAATTGAACCTAAACCACAAGACATAGAGAAATACAAACGTGGCGAATTGGTAGAACCAGCAGAGCCCATTGTGTTTTATGTAGATAAAAATACGCCAGCATATTTACAACCGTATTTTATTGCCGGTGTAAATGCTTGGCAAAGTGCTTTTGAAAAAATTGGTTTCAAGAATGCCATAATAGCCAAAATGGAACCTACACCAGAAGAAAATCCAGATTTTTCGATAGATAATGCAAGTTACTCGGTAATTTCTTATAAGCCTTCTACTACAGCCAACGCTTACGGGCCAATGGTAGTTGACCCACGTTCCGGACAAATCATCAGTTCGCACGTTGCGGTTTTCCATAACATTACAGATTTACTGCAGCGTTGGTATTTTATCATGTGTTCGGTAAATGATCCCGAAGCCCGAAAATTACCTTTATCACAAGATATCATGGGTCGTTTAATGAAGATGGTAATTACACACGAAGTTGGTCATACCCTTGGGCTTAGACATGATTTTGCCGGCAGTCATACCTACGATGTAGACAGTGTACGTAATAAAGCATTTGTAGCTAAAAATGGTTTTGGCGCTTCTATTATGGATTACCTAAGGTTCAATTATGTGGCACAACCAGAAGACGGCTTTACCGCCGAAGAGCTTTTACCTAAAATCGGTATTTATGATGATTATGCGATTGAGTGGGGCTACAAATACTTTCCACAGTATAAAACTGCAGAGCAAGAAGCCGAAGTTTTGAAAAATTGGGTTACCCAAAAACGTAAAGATCCAAGGTTTTTTTATTTTCCAGAAGGCGATTTCTCAGATCCGAGGGTGCAATCTGAAGATATGGGGAGTAACGCCATGAAAGCTGGTACACTTGGCATCAAGAACTTAAAAGTGATTATGCAAAACTTAGAAGCATGGCTCGAAAAAGATGATGATGAGAACTACACCATGATGAAAAGAATGCACAGTGCCGTGGCAAGCAGGTATAACGAATATTTAGCCCATGTGCTAAAAAATATTGGCGGCAGGTATGCCGATCAGGCTTTGGTAATAGAAGATAAACCAAATTACCAACCGGTTAGCAGAGCAGTGCAAAAAGAAGCCATGGCTTTTATTAATGAGTATTATTTTAAAGAACCCAAATGGCTTTTTCCTGATCATATTGTAGATAAGACAAGATTTACTTTTGCGGGCCCGGTAGCTGCAGATTACGAAACTTTCTTGGGTAGAGTGTTTTTCAAGTTTTCTTCTATTTCTAAAAACGAACGTATTGTTGGGCAGCAACAGTATCAGGCCAGTGAGTTTCTAGCTGATATCTATAATGGCGTTTTTTCAGATTTGGAGAACGAAACACCAATTTCTGAATATAGAAGAACGCTACAACGTGGCTATGTGAACAAGCTCTTAAGCTCGGTTTATAATTCTGCAAACGACAATGATGTTGCAATTATCTTAAAGCAACAAATAGAATCGGTAAAGCAATCTTGCGATAAAGCATTACAAAAGCAAACAGATGCCACTACTAAAGCGCACTTAAATGCAATTTCAGCAATGATCCAACAGTGGCAAGGCAAAAAGCCAACAAGTTAA
- a CDS encoding HEPN domain-containing protein, which yields MPFIGTVQLRQWADMAQKDFSAGMARITSFYEGAQFYVQKQDAAVALFMLHQVCELSCRALTVGLLGSEKRSHKLQEHEKHLALLLPNFKLLPSIADGVTDASMLTLLNKAYTAVRYESKFKVEGVDMEKICEFALSLSERVSDMMKEYLVQFNELVQQEERKETNATYAELTSATKAEPSVIVDSREQMQLADDKLKEIVNCLKENIDIKGIYLFGRRTRSFFIEGINAQENKGSCDYFFDLLIVSERDIREQIRNIQATINQEREVFVLLLSFTQVQIQKQLDKNSPFFHQALQYFEPLHYAENHLLNWEFHERNGCRNADEMDEARSKWYQRENNARGFYNGGKAIQDCEEVEIKVFLYNQAIEQACLGLLEYFYGYAPYQYNLKHLFSLCASLWQFPNDIFPRSTEEEKSLFDEFAQTVKDTRYQGWSMVGWDEAYRYDTRCECFLEQCSRLVRG from the coding sequence ATGCCTTTTATAGGTACCGTGCAATTGCGGCAATGGGCGGATATGGCCCAAAAAGACTTTAGTGCTGGCATGGCACGTATCACATCGTTTTATGAGGGTGCACAATTTTACGTACAAAAACAGGATGCTGCGGTGGCGCTTTTTATGTTGCATCAAGTTTGCGAACTGAGCTGCCGTGCTTTGACCGTTGGTTTGTTGGGCAGCGAAAAACGATCGCATAAGCTACAAGAGCATGAAAAACATTTGGCCCTGCTGTTGCCAAATTTTAAATTACTACCTAGCATTGCCGATGGTGTTACAGATGCTTCTATGTTGACATTGCTGAATAAAGCTTACACTGCGGTACGGTATGAAAGCAAGTTTAAGGTAGAAGGGGTAGATATGGAAAAGATCTGCGAATTTGCGTTATCGTTAAGTGAAAGGGTAAGCGATATGATGAAAGAATATTTGGTACAGTTTAATGAACTTGTGCAGCAAGAAGAGCGAAAAGAGACCAATGCTACCTACGCAGAGTTGACGAGTGCTACCAAGGCCGAACCATCGGTAATAGTTGATTCAAGAGAACAAATGCAGCTAGCCGATGACAAGTTGAAGGAAATTGTCAATTGTTTGAAAGAAAATATCGATATAAAGGGTATCTATTTATTTGGACGACGAACGAGGTCTTTTTTTATTGAAGGTATCAATGCGCAAGAAAATAAGGGTAGTTGTGATTATTTCTTCGACTTGCTTATTGTAAGTGAAAGAGATATTAGGGAGCAAATCCGAAATATTCAAGCCACCATTAACCAAGAGCGAGAAGTTTTTGTTTTATTGCTTTCATTCACTCAGGTGCAAATTCAAAAACAACTTGATAAAAACAGTCCATTTTTTCATCAAGCTTTACAATATTTTGAGCCGCTGCACTATGCAGAAAATCATTTGCTGAATTGGGAATTTCATGAACGCAATGGTTGTCGCAATGCTGATGAGATGGATGAAGCCAGAAGTAAATGGTATCAACGCGAAAACAATGCAAGGGGCTTTTACAATGGAGGTAAAGCGATACAAGATTGTGAGGAAGTTGAAATTAAAGTATTTCTTTATAATCAAGCGATTGAACAAGCGTGTTTGGGTTTACTAGAATACTTTTACGGCTATGCTCCATACCAGTATAATTTAAAACATTTGTTCAGCCTTTGCGCTAGCTTATGGCAATTTCCAAACGATATTTTTCCACGCTCTACGGAAGAGGAAAAATCACTCTTCGATGAGTTTGCCCAAACTGTAAAAGATACCCGATATCAGGGCTGGTCTATGGTTGGCTGGGACGAGGCTTATCGATATGATACGCGGTGCGAATGTTTCTTGGAGCAATGTAGTCGCTTGGTGCGTGGGTAA
- a CDS encoding thioredoxin family protein translates to MKKLMIVALMLVLGISAKAQNRAINFEKLTFQEALLKSKKENKPIFVDCYTTWCIPCKRMEADVFTLDSVADFHNQNFINIKVDMEKGEGPDLRKTYTVEAYPSYLIVDADGKVKNKYVGGMAAKDFLANARKGLGTSEEARLNALYEKGDRSPEFMRNYIKHKVKVMEISKAKALNVELMGLLTPEQKATPENWFLFGQNRYTMYLSDLFSPNFKYLADHWKDFVTKNTKDTVDKKLSSVYRQIASWTLNGFYVKVKPYDKATYEMYKAQIKKTETPDKKQLLVMMDIAMAAGDKNIDKVTDLFLKHLGSFSEDNRRILFDYVTFATSIKGYNYPKIAALSDEIERTSTNPFLVRQFKSMKERYAKKAN, encoded by the coding sequence ATGAAAAAATTAATGATAGTAGCTTTGATGCTCGTACTGGGCATCTCGGCAAAGGCGCAAAACAGAGCTATCAATTTCGAAAAATTGACTTTTCAAGAAGCCTTGTTAAAATCTAAAAAAGAGAACAAGCCCATTTTTGTGGATTGCTACACTACTTGGTGTATTCCTTGCAAACGCATGGAGGCAGATGTGTTTACTTTAGATAGCGTGGCCGATTTTCACAACCAAAACTTTATCAATATTAAAGTAGATATGGAAAAAGGCGAGGGGCCCGATTTGCGTAAAACATATACGGTAGAGGCCTATCCATCTTATTTAATTGTGGATGCCGATGGTAAAGTGAAAAATAAATACGTAGGAGGCATGGCCGCCAAAGATTTTTTAGCGAATGCTAGAAAAGGGTTAGGCACCAGCGAAGAAGCCAGGTTAAACGCACTTTACGAAAAAGGAGATCGTTCGCCAGAGTTCATGAGAAATTACATCAAACATAAAGTTAAAGTAATGGAAATATCAAAGGCTAAAGCACTTAATGTAGAGTTAATGGGGTTGCTTACGCCAGAACAAAAGGCTACTCCAGAAAATTGGTTCCTTTTTGGCCAAAACAGATATACCATGTACCTGTCTGATTTATTTAGCCCTAATTTTAAATACCTAGCAGATCACTGGAAAGATTTCGTAACCAAAAATACAAAGGATACAGTAGATAAGAAATTATCGTCGGTATACAGACAAATAGCCTCTTGGACACTTAATGGTTTTTATGTAAAAGTGAAACCTTATGATAAGGCTACTTACGAAATGTACAAGGCACAAATTAAAAAAACAGAAACGCCAGATAAAAAGCAATTATTGGTAATGATGGACATTGCTATGGCGGCAGGAGATAAGAACATAGATAAAGTAACTGATTTATTCTTGAAACACTTGGGTTCTTTTTCGGAAGATAACCGCCGCATTCTCTTTGACTATGTTACTTTCGCTACATCTATAAAAGGATACAATTATCCAAAAATTGCTGCCCTTTCAGATGAGATTGAAAGGACTTCTACTAATCCTTTTTTGGTTAGACAGTTTAAAAGCATGAAAGAACGTTATGCAAAAAAAGCAAATTAG
- a CDS encoding helix-turn-helix domain-containing protein gives MENATKTTRTHLGRKISRIRELRGMKQDALAAELGISQQAVSKLEQSEEIEDSTLEKVAKVLGVSAEGIRSFSEETVFNIIGNTYHDQSTSLNFQCTFNPLEKLMEALEANKELYERLLASEREKVEILKGK, from the coding sequence ATGGAAAACGCTACTAAAACTACCCGCACTCATTTAGGAAGAAAGATTAGCCGCATTCGCGAACTGCGTGGCATGAAACAGGATGCCCTAGCCGCAGAACTGGGAATTAGCCAACAAGCAGTAAGCAAATTAGAGCAGAGCGAAGAAATTGAGGACAGTACGCTGGAGAAAGTGGCGAAGGTTTTGGGGGTAAGTGCGGAGGGGATTAGAAGTTTTAGCGAAGAAACTGTTTTCAATATTATTGGTAACACATATCATGACCAATCAACGTCATTAAATTTTCAATGCACATTTAACCCGTTGGAAAAACTAATGGAAGCTTTGGAAGCTAACAAAGAACTTTATGAAAGATTGCTAGCTAGTGAAAGAGAGAAAGTTGAGATATTGAAAGGGAAGTAA
- a CDS encoding zinc-dependent metalloprotease, which translates to MKKIFSIAILVWACVVHSVAQQAKPSVPLTFDKFFKDKMNEVKGHFPVYQLDDKYYLQIGAQQLNKDILVAGDIRYGSANISKSSGVLKFTKGPGESLYVTRSNYSEQAIDNAPMANLLSGSTLEPISFTFKIEALGKDTGSYIIDITKQLIDGGELFSFKNYSQIANPDPSRSAVESVVAISNGVAFNVYRSQNNSGRDYNGKAIEQASTFQMGLVLQELSATPMPIQLSDRRIGFETRSFTDFGLAGYAAKKVNIIKKWYLQVKPEDAVKYKNGSLVEPQRPIVVYLHPSIPKFLMNAVKDGVLAWNKCFETAGFKNAIKVILPENSTQQLMEEGTVLIAWGGVANKPAVETVEDPRTGEIKTAKITLSDFVIDDLLQKYFVQVGANDIRIQKDAYSPAVRSDILKFKVSQGMAQVLGMLPNYAGSAAYSVPQVSNPQWVMQHGFTSSITDDLEFNYLMVPTKNFNSKLLIPSIGAYDHFAINWAYRQFQNDQAKPNFLKDGKIDPVYFYAAEDKSNPLSQAKDLSSQNIEAAQKGINGLIAFYPKLDGIAAKMDDDTWDTYMLLAANFIMSYDQYVTSVLPNIGGRQRFTVMKGYNTVPLMYTPKARQQATFDFLYQNVLKGVPAWTRNDRAQFTDGSNTETLVTKTAVKVVNALINADLIKNLLEAENSGQKDVFGTKDLFQNIDRYVFQNFDPKIALTGYQRNVQSTLIRSLQALVAKNKIGAGLSDISVVLNTYTTALNERIGQMAKSHTDVLTREHFQLMKMLMDNEQNAK; encoded by the coding sequence ATGAAAAAAATATTCTCTATAGCAATTTTGGTGTGGGCCTGTGTGGTCCACTCGGTTGCACAGCAAGCAAAACCTAGCGTCCCTTTAACCTTCGATAAATTTTTCAAGGATAAAATGAACGAGGTTAAAGGACATTTTCCAGTATATCAACTAGATGATAAATATTACCTCCAAATTGGTGCACAGCAATTAAATAAGGATATCCTCGTAGCGGGAGATATTCGTTACGGTAGTGCTAACATTTCTAAATCTTCAGGCGTACTTAAATTTACCAAAGGTCCGGGCGAAAGTTTATACGTAACTAGAAGTAACTATAGCGAACAGGCAATAGACAATGCCCCAATGGCTAATTTGCTAAGCGGATCAACATTAGAGCCCATCAGTTTTACTTTTAAAATAGAAGCTTTGGGTAAAGATACAGGTAGTTACATTATTGATATTACCAAACAACTCATTGATGGTGGCGAACTGTTTTCGTTCAAAAATTACAGCCAAATCGCTAATCCAGACCCCTCTAGGTCTGCTGTAGAAAGTGTTGTGGCAATTAGCAATGGGGTAGCTTTTAATGTATACAGATCTCAGAACAATTCGGGAAGAGACTATAACGGAAAAGCTATTGAGCAAGCATCTACTTTCCAAATGGGCTTAGTGTTGCAAGAGCTTTCGGCTACGCCAATGCCAATTCAATTAAGCGACCGAAGAATTGGTTTCGAAACTCGCTCATTTACAGATTTTGGATTAGCCGGATACGCCGCAAAAAAGGTCAACATCATTAAAAAATGGTACTTACAGGTAAAACCTGAAGATGCTGTCAAATATAAAAACGGCAGTTTAGTAGAACCTCAAAGGCCAATTGTAGTTTACCTTCATCCATCAATCCCAAAATTTTTGATGAATGCAGTAAAAGATGGCGTGTTGGCTTGGAACAAGTGCTTCGAAACAGCGGGATTTAAAAATGCAATCAAAGTAATTCTTCCCGAAAACTCTACACAGCAGTTAATGGAAGAGGGTACGGTACTCATTGCCTGGGGTGGTGTAGCCAATAAGCCAGCTGTAGAAACCGTTGAAGATCCACGTACTGGAGAAATAAAAACGGCAAAAATCACTTTGTCCGACTTCGTGATCGATGATTTGCTTCAAAAATACTTTGTGCAGGTTGGTGCTAATGACATACGTATCCAAAAAGATGCTTATTCTCCCGCAGTTAGAAGCGATATTTTGAAGTTTAAAGTAAGCCAAGGCATGGCACAGGTATTGGGTATGTTGCCTAATTATGCAGGTAGTGCCGCTTATAGTGTACCACAGGTAAGTAATCCGCAATGGGTAATGCAGCATGGTTTTACCTCATCTATTACTGATGATTTAGAGTTCAATTACCTGATGGTGCCCACCAAGAATTTCAATAGCAAATTGCTAATTCCAAGCATTGGTGCTTATGATCATTTTGCGATCAACTGGGCTTATCGTCAGTTTCAAAACGACCAAGCCAAACCAAATTTTTTAAAAGATGGCAAAATAGATCCAGTTTATTTTTATGCAGCCGAAGATAAAAGCAATCCGCTAAGCCAAGCAAAAGATTTGTCTTCACAAAACATAGAAGCAGCGCAAAAGGGCATCAATGGGCTCATTGCATTTTACCCTAAATTAGATGGTATTGCCGCCAAAATGGATGATGATACCTGGGACACCTACATGTTATTGGCTGCAAATTTTATCATGTCTTATGATCAGTACGTTACCAGCGTACTCCCAAATATTGGCGGTAGGCAACGTTTTACCGTAATGAAAGGATATAACACGGTACCGTTGATGTATACACCCAAAGCTAGACAGCAAGCCACATTTGATTTCTTGTACCAAAATGTACTTAAAGGAGTACCAGCATGGACTAGAAACGATAGGGCACAATTTACCGATGGTTCTAATACAGAAACGTTGGTAACCAAAACAGCAGTAAAAGTAGTAAATGCCTTAATTAACGCCGATTTGATTAAAAATCTACTAGAGGCAGAAAATTCTGGCCAAAAAGATGTTTTTGGTACTAAAGACTTGTTCCAAAACATTGATCGTTACGTGTTCCAAAACTTTGATCCTAAAATAGCACTTACGGGCTACCAACGTAATGTGCAATCTACATTAATTAGAAGTTTACAGGCATTGGTAGCTAAAAACAAAATTGGTGCAGGCCTAAGCGATATCAGTGTGGTTTTAAATACTTATACAACTGCGCTTAATGAGCGCATCGGTCAGATGGCAAAATCACATACAGATGTATTAACCAGAGAACATTTTCAGTTAATGAAGATGTTAATGGACAACGAACAAAATGCGAAATAG
- a CDS encoding S9 family peptidase: MQKKQISLVGLLLVCCVYVYAQQANYEAAKKYDAPHLSKRIGTLKVIPFFLKKTNSFWFLAEQPSFSGKESDTLTNKDRVYHIVDLKTGKKQELFDKKAIANQLQQFIGEKFNSKQLSYFPNFSEDEKTVKLKYGSKSYSYNYLSKQLTEDHEGQQPKKTYPKFGVSADGKWELYTRAHNLYIASAANKEKEQQLSKNAEPYYSFCVDEKGDYTVDKTYPSTAKWVTARYFYALRIDKRKVQTMSVINSDVTPRPRVSTYKYELPEDKDVAQYELMIGDANSSTIKKVNLERWPDQQLEVVAAPGNSEELFVIRRKRTRDEMELCAVNLASGEVRSVIHEVSKPFINEDFFNVSILNGGNDIIWWSDRSGWGQYYRYNNQGKLLNRITKGNFTAAKIAAIDTATGTLYCYGYGKQPNVNPYYAFLYKIGINGKSEKLLTPENATHQVFISPDRKYLIDTYSRIDSPPVTILRKTDGKQISMVYKADAGSLYAYGWKNAEPFVVKAKDDSTDLYGLIWKPFDFDPNKKYPVISQVYPGPQIETVWNDFTVLDKYNNAALAQLGFIVVAVGHRGNSPIRNAAYYKYGYGNLRDNAIDDDKYALEQLALRYSFIDLTKVGIFGHSGGGMMTVAAMCKYPDFYKVGVASSGNHDNRIYNRTWGESYQGFQKKMQINQEVAKNLQGHLMLVTGEVDENVNPANTYRLADALIKADKDFDLMVLPGQSHGYEGVYKTYFEKRLRGYFAKYLIDEPQELK, from the coding sequence ATGCAAAAAAAGCAAATTAGTTTAGTAGGCCTACTGTTGGTTTGTTGTGTGTATGTATACGCACAGCAGGCCAATTATGAGGCTGCAAAAAAATACGATGCGCCTCATCTTTCTAAGCGCATAGGCACATTAAAGGTAATTCCATTTTTCCTTAAAAAAACCAACAGCTTTTGGTTTTTAGCCGAGCAGCCTTCGTTTTCTGGTAAAGAAAGCGATACGCTTACCAATAAAGATAGGGTCTACCATATTGTTGATCTAAAAACTGGCAAAAAGCAAGAGCTCTTTGATAAGAAAGCAATTGCCAATCAGCTACAACAATTTATAGGAGAAAAATTTAATAGCAAACAGCTCAGTTATTTCCCTAATTTTTCGGAAGACGAAAAAACAGTAAAGCTAAAATACGGTTCTAAATCTTACAGCTACAATTACCTAAGTAAGCAACTTACCGAAGATCATGAAGGCCAGCAACCAAAAAAAACATATCCTAAATTTGGTGTTTCGGCAGATGGTAAATGGGAATTGTACACCCGTGCGCACAACCTATACATTGCCAGTGCTGCCAATAAAGAAAAAGAGCAGCAACTCAGTAAAAATGCCGAACCCTATTATTCGTTCTGTGTAGATGAAAAAGGAGACTATACGGTAGATAAAACCTATCCTTCTACAGCAAAATGGGTTACAGCGAGGTATTTTTATGCCTTAAGAATAGATAAGCGAAAGGTGCAAACCATGTCGGTAATCAATTCTGATGTTACACCTAGGCCGCGAGTTTCTACCTACAAGTATGAGTTGCCAGAAGATAAAGATGTTGCCCAATACGAACTGATGATTGGAGATGCAAACAGCAGTACGATAAAGAAAGTAAATTTGGAGCGTTGGCCAGACCAGCAGTTAGAAGTGGTTGCAGCACCAGGTAATTCGGAAGAACTCTTTGTGATACGCCGTAAACGAACCAGAGACGAAATGGAACTTTGCGCCGTAAATTTGGCCAGTGGAGAAGTAAGGTCGGTTATTCATGAAGTAAGCAAACCTTTTATCAACGAAGATTTTTTCAATGTCTCCATTTTAAACGGAGGAAACGACATTATTTGGTGGAGCGATAGAAGTGGCTGGGGACAATATTACCGCTACAACAATCAAGGTAAACTTCTTAATCGCATTACAAAAGGCAACTTTACAGCTGCAAAAATTGCCGCTATAGATACAGCAACTGGTACTTTGTATTGCTACGGATATGGTAAACAGCCTAACGTAAATCCATATTATGCCTTTTTGTATAAAATTGGTATAAACGGCAAAAGCGAAAAACTGCTTACGCCAGAAAATGCAACGCATCAGGTTTTTATTTCTCCAGATAGGAAATACTTGATAGATACCTATTCTAGGATAGATAGCCCGCCCGTAACCATACTCCGTAAAACAGATGGCAAGCAAATAAGCATGGTATACAAAGCAGATGCAGGCAGTCTTTATGCTTATGGCTGGAAAAACGCAGAACCATTTGTAGTCAAAGCGAAAGATGACTCTACCGATTTATATGGCTTAATCTGGAAACCATTTGATTTTGATCCGAATAAAAAATACCCGGTCATATCGCAGGTTTATCCAGGGCCACAGATAGAAACCGTATGGAACGATTTTACGGTGCTAGATAAATACAATAATGCGGCTTTGGCTCAATTAGGCTTTATTGTGGTTGCCGTGGGGCACCGTGGTAATTCGCCCATTCGCAATGCGGCCTACTATAAATATGGGTATGGTAACCTTAGAGATAATGCCATTGATGACGATAAATATGCTTTGGAACAATTGGCGCTGCGGTATTCATTTATTGATTTAACCAAAGTTGGCATTTTTGGCCATTCGGGAGGCGGCATGATGACGGTAGCGGCCATGTGTAAATACCCTGATTTTTACAAAGTTGGCGTAGCTTCTTCTGGTAATCACGACAATAGGATTTACAACCGTACGTGGGGCGAGAGCTATCAAGGTTTTCAAAAGAAGATGCAAATTAACCAAGAGGTAGCAAAAAATCTGCAAGGGCATTTAATGTTGGTTACTGGCGAGGTAGATGAGAATGTAAACCCAGCAAATACTTACAGGCTGGCCGATGCGCTAATTAAAGCTGATAAAGATTTTGACTTGATGGTGCTGCCGGGGCAAAGCCATGGCTACGAAGGTGTATATAAAACTTATTTTGAAAAACGCTTACGTGGATATTTTGCCAAGTATTTGATAGATGAACCACAAGAGTTGAAATAA